In the Sulfurovum sp. UBA12169 genome, AAAAAAGATATTCCGCGCCAAGGAAGCAAACTAAAGTTACACTATGCGCATTTAGGATATTATAAACAATTACAAGTGGTTGTATACAATAAAAAAGATTTTAGCATAGTGAGGGAATAATGGAATTTTATACATGGATATTGGCATTTCATGTGATGAGTTTTGTGAGTTGGATGGCAATGTTGTTTTATCTCCCAAGGCTGTTTATCTATCACCGCGAAAATGCAGACAATAAATCCTTTACAGAGATTGTAGAAATACAAGAGTATAAACTTTTTAACTATATAGGCGTTCCTGCGATGTGGGCAACTCTGTTTTCAGGTTTGGCCATGATTTATTTAAATGCCGGTATTTTTTCAAGCGGCGGATGGATGCATGCGAAGTTGGTTTTGGCGGCATTCTTGATCGCTTATCATTTTTCGTTGGGAAATATTCGCAAAATCATGCTGGAAAATCCTCACTACAAAACAAGCAAATACTTAAGAGTCTACAATGAAGTTCCCACATTGCTGATGATTTTTATCGTGATTATGGTGGTTGTAAAGCCGTTTTAAAATATCATAAAATAAAATTATTTTATGATATAATATTTTATATAAAAGTTCTAAAAGGAGCAATATATGGAACTTCCGACTATTACATTGCCTGCTATACATCTCCCTTTTGATATTCCCTTGTTGCTGCATCCGCCGGTAGATCATTTTGCTATCGCATTGCCCGGTGTTATTCTCTTGCTGGAGCTTTCAAATCTGGTACTTAAAAGAAGAGCCGTCAGTATAACTTCGTTCTTGTTTATAACTTTGATGGCCATAATGACCGGTGCGGCCTATTTCACCGGAGTGACCGATGGAAAAGAAGCTTTTGAGCTATTAAGTGATGAGGGGCAGGAAGCACTCAGGGGACACAAAAACTTGGGCACCTATCTAATGTTGGCATCCTGGATTGTATGGTTGGCAAAATTGTTCTCCATGATGCTAAGCAGGAGAGGAATACAGATAGCCTACATGGTTCTTCTTCTTTTGTTTGTTGCTCTTATTCTCAAGCAAGGCAAAGACGGAGGTGAGCTGGTGTATGTTCACGGAGCGAATGTAGCCAAGGTTCAAGAGCTTGATGATGAAATGTTTGATATAAGCGAAGAGCTTGATGATCTGAAAGCAGAGATGAAGAAGCTAAAGGAAATACAGCCGCCGGTCATTGAACCTGAGTTGGAGACTGAAGTTCCGGCTGCTTCGGCGCCTGACGCCAACCATACTGTTGAAGCAGAAGACAAAACAAAAGAAGTGCAGCAGAGCGAAGTTGATGCTCCGAGTGCGGAGACGTTGCCTCAAACAACAACGGATTGAACGTATTTGAAGTTTCAATAAGTGATACGGGCAAGATAAAGCCCTGAAGGCGACGCAAGTTTTGTAGTGTGTCGTATTTTACATGCAAGTTGCTGCTCTAAGGCTTCTATGGACATTGTGCCGCAAGCACAAGCCATTGCCGCCTCAATCATCATTCTTACCTGTGAGCGCAAAAATCCATTGGCCTGAAAATAGATAAAATGATAGCGGCCATGTTGTTTGTAAGCTGCATGGTAAATTTTCCTAACTGTGGTATGGGTGATTGTTCCTGTTTTATGAAAATAGTCAAAATCATGTTCGCCTTCAAAACATGCGAGCGCTTGGCACAGCAGCGTTTTATCAAAAATGCCATAACAAGAGATATAGTTTTCTTCAAAGACAGAAAGTTCATCTGTTTTAAAAACATAACGATAAAGACGTTTTTTGGCACTGAAACGCGCATGAAATGCTTGAGATGTTTTGGTAATATGTTTAAAACGGATACCGCGCAGTTTTTTATTGAGTATGGACTTTAGTTT is a window encoding:
- a CDS encoding TIGR00701 family protein, which gives rise to MEFYTWILAFHVMSFVSWMAMLFYLPRLFIYHRENADNKSFTEIVEIQEYKLFNYIGVPAMWATLFSGLAMIYLNAGIFSSGGWMHAKLVLAAFLIAYHFSLGNIRKIMLENPHYKTSKYLRVYNEVPTLLMIFIVIMVVVKPF
- the truA gene encoding tRNA pseudouridine(38-40) synthase TruA, whose protein sequence is MRVKAVIAYDGSAYHGFQKQNSTSQTIASAIEKALHSLRIDSRIVASGRTDAGVHAAGQIIHFDLPEFWYDLDKLKSILNKKLRGIRFKHITKTSQAFHARFSAKKRLYRYVFKTDELSVFEENYISCYGIFDKTLLCQALACFEGEHDFDYFHKTGTITHTTVRKIYHAAYKQHGRYHFIYFQANGFLRSQVRMMIEAAMACACGTMSIEALEQQLACKIRHTTKLASPSGLYLARITY